The following proteins are co-located in the Acropora palmata chromosome 11, jaAcrPala1.3, whole genome shotgun sequence genome:
- the LOC141897065 gene encoding uncharacterized protein LOC141897065, with amino-acid sequence MDSKIHRYWLVHRCYDNCIFAALDMEMHTSSEPCCAVQDNLLSDYTVLAFLTQGLFPGSFLHISSAGYAVGYYSYKWAEGSKFAVIRFPSFSLVVMLVHPKSLHQN; translated from the exons ATGGACTCAAAGATTCACAGATATTGGCTGGTTCACAGATGTTACGACAATTGTATTTTTGCTGCTCTTGATATGGAAATGCACACAAG ctcAGAGCCATGCTGTGCTGTTCAAGACAATCTCCTGAGTGACTACACCGTCCTTGCATTTCTTACACAAGGTCTGTTTCCTGGGTCTTTCTTACACATCTCTTCAGCTGGATATGCTGTCGGATATTACTCTTACAAATGGGCTGAAGGAAGTAAATTTGCAGTAATCAGATTTCCTTCTTTCTCGCTGGTCGTTATGCTCGTTCATCCGAAATCATTACACCAAAATTAA